TTCCAAAGGTAACGAGTGAAAGCCCAGACCGTGCGCGATTTGTAATACTCGGAATAACACGTGCAACGTGACACGACACAATTGATTCAATTTCCTCTGTTGTGACTGGACTTGTAATCGAAACTAAAATTGAATTATTCCTTAGTGCAGGTTTAATGCTTTGAATGACAGGAATAATATCTAACGGCTTAACACAAATAAAATGAATATCTGTTTTTCTTACAGTATCAATTGCCTGAGATTCAACGTGAATCCCGCGTATCCGTTCCTTTAACCGAAGCGCTTTTCGGGAGTTCGATTATAGACGTGTACATCCTCTGGCCAGACGGCGTTTCCCTCGACAAAAGCTTGCACAAGGGCACTTCCCATATTTCCTGTACCTATAAATCCTAGCTTCATCGCAGCCCCTCCTCTTTTACGACGACTCTCACATTCCGATGCGGCGCTTACACAATCACCATATGCGTTTTGCTCGTCAACTATACATGATTGAGGTGATCGATCGACGTGAACTTGCAAAGAAAGCACATGACGTGGGTCGTGTGTCTTATTGTAGTCTTATTAGGCGTGATTTGGTTTAAAACAAACAGTGCTATTCCGGTAACGCCATCTAGCCCTTTTTTAGAGGAAGATCAACAAAACGCACAAGCAGAAAAAGCTGCAAACGAACAAGGTCACTCAGGCTCCCGTGTCTATGTAGATATAAAAGGGGGTGTGGTGGAGCCAGGTGTTTACGTCATGTCAGCGGACCAGCGTGTAAAAGATGCCATTGAGATGGCAGGTGGTTTAACTAGCAATGCTGATACGAGCACATTGAATCTTGCGATGCGTCTTCAGGACGAACATGTCGTCGTTGTCCCTGTAAAACTAAGCCAGGAAGGCCAAGCCTCTCAACCTGAGGTACAAAGCTATGATCCTGTTTTAAACGAGCTAAACACGTCTGATCAGGCAACAATTGAGTCATGGCCTGGGATTGGGCCTAAAAAAGCAGGTGCGATCTTACAGTATCGAGAAAAGAATGGCTCTTTTCATACGACGGAGGAACTATTAGAGGTGGATGGCATTGGGGAGGTAACGTTTGAAAAAATCATCCGACATTTGGAAGGCGACTCAGCCCCTTGATGCCTTTATTAGGGTTTGTTGTGCTCTTAAGCACGTGGTGGGCGTTGGAGGGATTTTCTACCGGGTGGTTTATTACTGGATGTGTTTTTATTTCTGCCTTCTACGTGCAATGGAAGCGAACGATGTTCAAAAGAAACCTATGCTTAGCCGTGGCTTTTGTTGCTGTCGCTTTTGCAGGGTGGGCTTATATCGTAGATGAAAGCAACCAGACAATCATCGAACCAGACGTTCAGAAGCTGACAGGTGTAGTGGTTTCTGATGTTCAGGAAAAGAATGACAACGTTCGATTTGTTCTAAAAAGTGAGGAATTTGCTGAACGTGTACAAGTTGTATTAAATCAAACGAATGCTCGTGTCATTCAAAGAGGCGAGCAGTGTACGGTGCGCGGGACTCTCAGACAGCCAATGCCGAGAACAGTACCTAATGCATTCGATTATAAAACCTATTTATATGACCAAAAAATACATTGGGAATTCATATCTGATGAAATGCCACTCTGTGAGCCACCACCCTATTTGTCAGTTTCCTGGCTTTTTTATCAGCTTCGTGAAAAGGGGATGAGGCATCTAGAAGAGCATGTTCCGGCTCGATTTTATCCGTATGCAAAAGCGCTTTTGTATGGTGATCGATCATCGCTATCTCCTGAAATCCAGCAAATGTACAACCGTTATAGTATTAGTCATTTGTTGTCCATTTCAGGACTCCATGTGGGAGTGATGAGCGCACTGTTTTTTATAAGTTTAACGTTGTTCTTGACGAGGGAAACAAGCCTCAAATGGTTACTGTTTATCTTGCCTGTTTATGCATTTTTCACTGGTGCCGAGCCCCCGGTTATTCGAGCGGTTTTAAAAGCAGAGATCGTTATCTTATGGCTACTATTTTTTCGAAAACGGTTAACTAGTGTGGATGGTGTAACCATTGCTTTTCTTGCTATGGTTTTGTGGAATCCATATATGATTAAAGATGTTGCCTTTCAATTATCCTTCACAGTCACTTACAGCCTTCTTTTTTCTCTCCCTCTGTTAAAGAAGCTGCCCTCCCATTGGGCTTTACAGTCGTTCGCGATTGCTACTATAGCTCAATTATCAGGATTACCTATTTTATTATTTCATTTTTATGAAATTTCTCTTTTGAGTCCTTTGTGGAATATATTGTTTGTCCCGCTATATACGGTCGTCATGTTACCAGCAAGTGTCATTATTTTTTTTGTAAGCTTTCTTCCGCTGCCGCTTTCTTTGTGGCTGGCTCAGGCAGCTTTGTATATCATTGACTTGGCTCATGGCTTGTTGCAGATGGGAGATGTCCTCTACGACGGTGTCTTGTTGTTTGGTAAACCACCTCTTTGGCTTGCGGTCATAGAGTTTTTTGCGGTAACGTATGCTTTTCAAGCTATAGAGCGATATGGTTTTGTTAGAAGAGGATTGCTATATAGTGCCCCTTTAATCATTTTATTAACTGTACACTATTTTCAATGGGAGTTATCTGCAAATGGCCGGGTTGCTATCCTCGATGTTGGTCAAGGGGACAGTATTGTCATTGAGCTTCCTTATCGACAAGGAGTTCTTTTGATTGATGCTGGTGGAAGTTTTTCAGAGACGTTCGATCCCGGGGAGCAAATTGTTGTTCCTTATTTAAGAAGCCGGGGAATACGTCAGCTTGATGCTGCAATCCTGTCTCATAGTGATTTAGATCATGCAGGGGGCATGAAGGCGATTTTACAGCAAATTAGTACAAAGCAACTCATTATTCCTCAAGGGAAAAGTGAGGAAGGCGAGTTAATCGAGATGCTAAAAAAAGAAGCGACAGCTCAGCAGGCAATCGTAACAATCGTTGAAAAGAACAGAAGGTTTACCCATTTTGATACGGCGTTTTTACTCATACCGTCCAAGAACGAACATTTCAGTGAAAACAATCAATCGCTTGTTATTAAAGCGGTTCTAGGAAACAGAACGTGGCTGTTTACAGGTGATATTGAGGAGGAAAGAGAAGAAGAACTGAAGGCACAGAATCTGAAAGCAGATGTTTTGAAAATTGCCCATCATGGTAGTCGTACATCATCATCCGCGTCTTTTCTTGAAGCCGTTTCTCCACAATGGGCAGTCATTTCTGCTGGGAGGAATAATCGATTTAATCACCCGCATGAAGAAGTGTTAGAGCGGCTGAGACATCTAGGAATATCAGTGTGGAGGACAGACTTGCATGGAACCCTCATTTTTAATTTTAATTAGCAAGCACGCACCTTTTCATCATCATGACATACGATAAATCAGACATAAGGTTTTGATAGCGGTTTAAACAATGAAAAAAGCAGCTTACGCTGCTTTTTTCGCTCACTTACGATCCAATGACGTCAACGAGAACTCCGATGAAGAAAATCAAAGAGAAAAATGCAAATGAAACTACAAATCCTACACCGGAGTCCACTGCATCATTTCGTTTCGTTTGAACATCTTTTTCAAATTCATTCATTGAGGCAACCTCCTTAACGGTAGTATATAAGAAGTTCTCCTGAAAATCTATGCCCAATCCTTTTTCTCCTCAATTGACAGGACTTAACACCCATAATCAAGTGAAGCGACGGTTATATTATAAGCACAGCTAGCTGTTGGCGTAATCATTCCCAATGAAGTTTCCTAGGCCTTCATGTGGAATGTTTAAATAAAGGAAGGGGTGTTTACACGTCAAATATCCCTTCCGTATATCTAGATTTTTTCCATTCTACTGCTACGATAACAGTAGTTATTCATAGGACGTGATCATATTGGCGAAGGCAAACGCAAATATTAATGTACTCTTTGGTGAAGAGTCATTTTTGTTAGACGAATACGAGGACGCAATTCTTCAAGCAACGATAGGAAATGATCCCTCTCCTTTTGACCTCTCCGTATTTGATCTAGAGGAGACCCCTATCCAGACAGCTCTTGAAGATGCTGAGACACTTCCACTGATGAATGAGCAAAAAGTAATATTGCTAAAGCATCCTTTTTTCTTAACGTCGCTTAAGCCAAAGGGGGCACCGGACCATGATCTTGATGCTTTGACCCAATACATAAACAACCCTTCACCGTATACAGTTCTCATTTTCCGAGCTGGATATGCAAAGTTAGATGAACGTAAAAAGCTTGTTAAACAACTGAAGAAGCTCGGAACGATTAAGGAAGCATCTCCATTACGGGAAGACGAGCTTTATCAATGGATCGAGCAGACAGCAAAAAAAGAAGGTTCCCTCATCGATCCAGGAGCAAGGAACGCTTTGTTAAATCGCATTGGTCCTTCATTACGCATGCTTCGTGAGGAAATTAGAAAGCTGTCGTTATATGGTGGTGAGCAAATTAGCTTGGAAATGGTGGAAAACCTTGTCCCGCGTACACTTGACCAAAACTTGTTTGCTCTCATGGATGATTTGCTACAAAAAAACGCGACCGGTGCAATTCAACGTTATCATGATCTCTTACGACAAAAGGAAGAGCCGATCAAGCTATTGTTATTATTGGCAAGTCAAGCTCGGGCGATGTTACAAGTGAATGAGCTGTTAAGAAAAGGATATGGACAAAGCCAAGTCGCTAAACGATTGAAAATGCACCCTTATCGTGTGAAAGTAATTTCAGGTCAATTAAAAAAAGCTCAGGCTGATTTTCCGTCAATGCTTAGTGATATGGGAAGATTAGATGTTCAGATGAAAACCGGAAAAATAGATAAAGTTCTTGGGTTGGAATTATTTTTACTGAAATACACCGGAGCGGCGTGAAGAGAGCGGAGGAGCAATTCTCCTTATTTTATACCTAAGGTTGAATGTTGCTGGACTGAGTACAGCTAGCTGCTGATTTGCGAAGGCTGCGACTATCATTCAACAAATGAGGCCAGTTGATTAAATAATTGGGGGAAATCATATGAAAGCTATAATGGTTCATCATTACGATGCCTTTAGTAGAGTGCCTAATCAAGGAAATCCAGCTGGGGTCGTTTTAAACGGCGATCAATTATCTGATCAAGAGATGCAAGAGATCGCTTACGAAGTCGGGTTTAACGAAACCGCTTTTTCTGTTAAATCTGATGTAGCTGATGTTAGAATACGTTTCTTTACACCAGGACATGAAATGAATTTATGTGGTCATGCTACTATGGCAACGGTCTATGCTTTAAAAACGAAAGGGCTGCTAGGTCATCAAACGGATTTGACCGTTGAAACGAGGGCGGGAGTTCTACCTATAAAAATAAAATCTCTTGATGGCGATCTATCTATTACAATGCAACAGGCTGCACCAGAATTTAAAGAATTTAATGGCTCAAAGAAGGAACTAGCTCATTCAATGGGGTTACACGAGGGCGATATTGAGAGTGAATTACCAATATTGTATGGCAGCACAGGTACTTGGACTTTATTAGTTCCCATTAAAGGCATTGCTGCTTTTGAGAGAATGACACCTCGGAATAAGCTTTTCCCTGCGATTTTGCAGGAGATGCCGAAATCATCTGTTCATCCATTTTGTATGGAAACATTTGATTCCGTGGCTGATATGCATGCCAGACATTTTTCTTCACCATACTCAGGGACGATTGAAGATGCTGTAACCGGTACAGCTTCCGGAGTCATGGGAGCATATTTTGCTAAATACATAAAAGGTGACACTTTTGAAGACCCTCTAAATCTGATCGTGGAGCAAGGACAAGAAATTCAAAAAGATGGTCGGGTTAAAGTACAGGTTGCTAGAAACAATGAGCAATACAATATTCAAGTGACAGGGAATGCGGTCCATGTTAAAGATTTTGAAGTTCTTTTAAGGAATAAATCATAAAGTTTTCTTTGACGATAGTTCTTGTTCAACAATGGGGCGCAACTGTTGAAGCATAAGCGCGGCAGGGACAAAAATAGCTTTTATCAACGCCAATAGGTGTATCGTGCTGTCGATATGACCTATTGGCGTCTTTTGGTCTTTTTTTACGTTCTAAGCGTAGCAAAAGACGAGCTTCTTCCTATCTGAAACTTTGTGAATGTGGAGCCTTTATGCGGTGTCACCTTGCTTTTTTGCAAATGAACAGTCGCCAATTCCGGCAACGAAGGATTTTGGAATTGTCAATACGGACTGTCTACTTTTGTAGGTACAGATAAGTCGCTTGCTTTCGATTCAAGGTTGCCATGACAAGGGTAAATCTACAGTAAAATGAGCCCATTTCCATGATGATGTAGCACCTTTTATCCATTTAGAGCACAGTGGGCATGATGTCTAAAGTGCCATTTGTTTACAAAAAGAAGGAAGAATATTTAAAAAAATCGAACAAAATGAATGAGCATGCGAAAGAGGATAAGGAGAGGATGTGATGATCATAAACAATCAAAACAACTGTAAACAAAGTTGCTTGCAAGGGTACTTCATCAGCTTCAGTATCGTCATGTTGTGCATCATTAGTGTATTCAATATCCAGAAGTATCAGCGGAGGAAGAAATACAAGTTTCGCCAACGCCACACCACCTTGACATAAGGGGAGACGGATTCCCACTGCCCCCAGTCGTTGGTCTTGTAGTCGATGATGGTGTGGATGAAAGTGCACTCGCTGAAGTTGAACAGATTTTACACGACAGTGATGTCAAAAAAATTGTGCAAACAGGTCCTAATGAATCGCCTCCGCGCGCGCCCGTAACCATTTGGGTTGGTGAGATTGGGGAGGCTTCATTAGTAAATGAAGCGCTTCGCGAGCTGGACGTTAAAGCGCTTGAACAATTGGAGAGGGAAGGGTACGTTCTTGTGTCAGGAAAAAATGCGGATGGTCAGAAAATGATCATTCTTGCTGGCAAAGATGACAGAGGTACGTTTTATGCGGCGCAATCCTTTAGGCAGCTGATCGAGCACCGTTCAGGAAGGGATTGGGTGCCGGGAGTAGCCATTCAAGATTGGCCAGTAATGCCTATGCGGGGGACAATTGAAGGTTTCTATGGTGAGCCTTGGTCTCATGAAAAGCGTTTAGATCAAATGCGCTTTTATGGGGAACAAAAGATGAATACGTATGTGTATGCACCGAAAGATGATCCTTATCACCGTGACAAATGGCGGGTCCCATATCCAGAAGAAAAATTGGCGGAGTTAGAAGAACTGGTGAATGAAGCCTCTTCACAGCATGTAGACTTCGTCTTTACGATCTCGCCTGGATTGGACATGTGCTATTCGAGTGAAGAAGATTTTCAAAGGCTCATGGATAAAGCACAAATGATGTGGGAGATCGGCGTAACCGACTTTGCTATATTATTTGATGACATTTTTCAAGAGTTGAATTGTGAGACAGATCGAGAACAGTTTGGCGCAAGCCCTAGTCCGGCCGCTGCTGCACAGGCGCATGTGCTTAATCGCTTTCAGCAAGAGTTTGTTGAAACGCATAAAGGCGCAAGTCCATTGATTACTGTACCAACCGAGTATTATGAAGAGGGGACGTCACCATATCGCGAGCAGTTCGCGGAGCTCGTTCATCCGGACCTCCTCGTATACTGGACAGGCATTGGCGTAACGACGGACACAATCACTGCGGAAGATGCTGAGCATATTTCAAACATTTTTCAACATGAGCTCTTGATTTGGGATAACTTCCCTGTAACCGACTTTGCTCGTGACCGAATTTTTCTCGGACCGTTAACTGGCCGAGACCCAGATTTGACAGAGCACGGCGTCATCGGTTTAACAGCGAACCCGATGGAGCACGCCGAGGCGTCGAAAATCCCACTGTTTACAGTCGCTGACTATACGTGGAACCCTGATGATTATCATGCAGAGCGTTCCTGGCAGAATAGCATCGAAGCCTTCGCTGGAGATCATGTAGAGGAAATCATTGCTTTTAGTGAGAACGCACGCTCGTCACCGCTCAGTGAAGATGAGTCGCCTACACTTACGCCGCTCATTGACGATTTTTGGGAGGAGTTTGCGGTAGGCGAGGCGACAAGTGAGGGCGCTGCGATTAAAAAAGAGCTACGGACTTGGCCGGCCGTGTCTGAACATATAAGAACGCAATTTCACAACGACCGATTTTTGCAAGAAGTTGCGCCGTGGCTAGATAAAATGGCGCACTACGGGGAAAGTGGTCCGATCGCAGTTGATATGCTGATGGCACAACAACGTGGAGATCATGACAAAACGAAAGCTTACCGCGCAGCATTAGAAGAAGAACTCCGAAATGATTTAACGGAAGTCACCGTCGCTGACGATCGCATCTCTTCAAGAGTGCTAGACGGTATAAATCGGGAGAGGGGCAGTGCGGAGCTTATCATGTACACCTCCGATTACGGTGAGACAACGCAAACGAATGAGTGGGGGTTTGAAGTGACGGTCGTGGATGGGAAGGTTACCGCGCTGGGAGGAAACAACTCATCCATTCCAGATGACGGTTATGTGCTCAGCGTTCATTCAGCAGGGGATGGAGATTGGCTTGCAAAGCAGTCACTCATCGGCTCGAAAGTAAATATAAGTGAATCGGTTGTCACAATAACGACAGACAAAGGGACATATTTGATACCAAATGCAAAAACATACGCTTATGGCGTCATAGAGCCCTTTATTGAGCAAGCCATTAAAATGAACGATTTATGGCTTGGCGGTCGGGAGGAAGCGGGACCTTTCTCTACGATGGATGCTTACGATAACTACACACTTGATCATATGAATGATGGCGATATCAATACATTATATTGGACCAATGGACCACCTAAAAAAGGAGATTTTATCGGTCTTGACCTTGGGGAAAGCAAAGTGATTCAGCAAATAGATGTATTTATGGGCTCAACGACCGGATCTGCGCCAAGGCCTAACGATATCATTGAACATGGCGCGATCCAAGTCTCGACAGACGGGACGAACTGGAGGGAAATAGCCGAATATAAAAAGCAAACAGATATATCTATCACATTTGATCAACCGATAGAAACACGCTTCATTCGTTTCATCGTTCGGTCAAATCAAACGAGTTGGGCACAAATTAGAGAGTTTCGCGTTATCGACGAGTAAGCCATGCTGGCAGTTTTCTACAATACACTTGATATTGTGTGTAGTGACAAGTGATGTTTACCGTTGTTCGTTGCGATGTATGTTCGCACTAAAAGCTGATGTCATTTGGCTAAGGATTATAAAAATGGGGGATTTGCGCAAGTCAGTACTTGTGCGGATCCCCTTTTTGGGTGCGCCATGCATGTGGTAAAAGTATACTACAGGCTTGGTAGAAGGAACTGTTAGCGAAAGACAAAGTTGCTAACATGAGGTCGTGGCTGAAGGAAGTCGGACGCAAACGCCTGAATTGACAAACAGAAGAATTAGACAATATATCTGGGAAACAGTAGAGAAATTCACGCACAAAAAGAGGAAAATCTAATTTGCTTAAGTAAATTCTCAACAATAGGTAATCTAATAATGATAACGCAACATTTTTTCTAACCGTTTACATTTATTTCCAATAGAAAAACTAGATCGCTAAATGGTATAAAGCAAGAAATGACAAGCGTTTTATTTTTAGAAAAATGAATCGGACAAATATTTGTTTGAAGTTTATCATACTTTTGTCATGGCTTTCCGCTCTATTTTATCCGAAAATCGTTTATAGTAATTATTATGTGAGTTAATGCACTAATTAAGGAAGAAGCTACGATAACGTCACCATATGTCGGTTGGGCATTCGTGTTTTTTCCTCCTTTATTTTTCTTATACGATAAAGCAAACAATTTTTATACTCTTCTATCGTTAGACAAATGACAATTTAGGTGCTGAAGGAGCGTCTCCATGAATCAGATAAAGAATTATTTATATGAAAATAAACAAAGTGCGATCTATTTGCTGCTGCTTTCCCTTTTCATGGGCGGTGCCATCATTGTACAGGCATATTTACTCGTCACTATCATTGATGGTGTTTTTTGCGGGAGTGGCGTTTTCAAGAAATCCTTCCGTTAATAGGAGGATTATTCTTTGTTTTACTAGCTAGAAGCTTCATTCCTTATTTGAGTGGAAAGATCGGGATACGCCTTGGTACAGCGGCGAAAACCCATTTTCGTAAGCAGTTGCTGAGCCATTTTGCTAATAACCCAGTCCAAGCTTCTTTAAAAGGACAATCGGGGCAAAAGGTTAGTCTTATGATGGATGCGATTGATGAAGTGGACAGTTATTTTAGCAGCTATATTCCACAAGTCATTCGCTCGTCTGTTATTCCTCTCATCATTTTAATTGTTGTATTTACGGAACATGTGAATTCTGGCCTCATCATGTTGTTTACCTCCCCATTTATTCCGTTGTTCATGGTGATCATTGGTATGCAAACAAAAAAGAAATCGGAAGAGCAAATGGAGGAGCTAGCTGCTTTTTCTGGTCGATTTTTGGATACGTTGCAAGGGCTTGTTACGTTAAAATTGTTTGGTAAAGCGAAACAACAAAAAAAGGCAATTCAAACGAGCAGTTTACGATTTCGAGATGCAACCATGGAGATATTAAAAGTAGCCTTCACTTCTTCGTTTATGCTTGAGCTCATTTCGATGCTAGCCATCGGCTTGGTTGCTTTAGAAGCGGCCTTACAGCTGATCGTTTTTGACGGAATTTCTTTTTTTACTGCATTTCTAGTTCTCGTTTTGGCACCAGAATATTTTACCTCTCTGCGACAATTAGGCACGGCATTTCATAATGGGAAAAGTAGTATGGGCGCAGCTAAAAAAGTAGCAGATGAATTAGCGTTAAATGAAGGTTCTGCTGTTACGTGGGGAGAAAAGCCACTTTCTAAAACAGCAGGACCTAAAAGTTTAGAACTGCAGCAAGTCACATTTCAGTATGGGGAAGACGCGTTTACGTTACATCCTATAAGTACGACTTTTGCTCCCAAATCTAAAAACGCCATTGTAGGAAAAACAGGGTCTGGTAAATCAACGCTTTTGCATTTGCTTGCGGGAATTGTCGTGCCAGATGCAGGAAAGATATTACTAGGAGGTAATCCATTATCTGCATACAAGGAAGCCGATTGGTTCGCTCAACTGAGTTATATTTCGCAACATCCGTATATATTTGCTGGAACGATTGCTGAAAATATTGCCATAGGCAGTCGGGCAACAGCAACACGGGAAGCCATCACACGTGCGGCAGAAGAAGCGGGGCTAGCTGACATGATTATGGCTTTAGAAGATGGATATGATACCCATGTTGGTGAAGGTGGGAGAGGGCTATCTGGTGGTGAGAAGCAACGTTTAGCTTTAGCAAGAGCTTTTTTAAAACAACCGGCAATTGTTTTATTTGATGAGCCGACGACTGGGCTTGATTTAAAGACGGAGCGTATTCTTCAGGCTTCCATTCAAAAATTGTCGGAAACAGCAACTATCATTACCGTTGCACACCGCCTGCACACGATTAAAGATGCGGATCATATTCTATACCTTGATCAAGGACGGTTAATTGCTGAAGGAACGCATGCACAACTGCTGCAACATGCAGAGGGCTACCGGAAGATGGTAACCATACAGCGAGGAGGGCTGCAGCGATGAAAGAATTAACCTCTATCATGCGAATGATGATGAAAGAAAAAAAAGATATCGTCCTTTCTATCATATTGGGATTTATTGCTGGTTTGGCTGCCGTGCTGTTATTTTCTGCTAGTGGTTATTTAATATCAAAAGCAGCATTTGCCCCGCCTTTTTACACATTAATGCTTGTCATTGCATCTGTGAAATTATTAAGCTTTATTCGCGCGTTTAGTCGTTATGGTGAGAGATATGTATCTCATCGAGGTACGTTTACGATGCTTAGCCAATTGCGGATGGCTTTTTATGAAAAATTAGAGCCATTAGCGCCAGGAATCTTCCAGAAATATCGTAGTGGGGATTTGCTATCTCGTATTGTCGGTGACGTGGAGAGTTTGCAAAATCTCTTTTTACGTGTTGTGTATCCGCCGATTGTATTGGCGCTCGTATTTATGAGTACCATCTTTTTTACAATGTTTTATTCTATCGAAACAGCAGTAATTTTGTTTGGCGGATTTTTACTCACTGCGATCGTGATACCAGCTATTTTTGCGGCACGTCAACGGACTATTGATAGTAAGGTACGCTTGAAAAGAGCGGCTCTTTCTACAGAGGTCACGGAATTACTATACGGATTTCGCGATTTGAAGATTTATCAGCAGTTAGACGATAAAGAAAAGCAGTTACTTCAAGCTTCTGATGCTTACATTACGGAGCAAGAACAAGAAGAAAAGACGACGTTATTTAATCAGTCGTTAAATCAATTCGTCTCCTTACTTGTAACAGCAGCCGTATTA
Above is a genomic segment from Litoribacterium kuwaitense containing:
- a CDS encoding beta-N-acetylglucosaminidase domain-containing protein, with the translated sequence MPPVVGLVVDDGVDESALAEVEQILHDSDVKKIVQTGPNESPPRAPVTIWVGEIGEASLVNEALRELDVKALEQLEREGYVLVSGKNADGQKMIILAGKDDRGTFYAAQSFRQLIEHRSGRDWVPGVAIQDWPVMPMRGTIEGFYGEPWSHEKRLDQMRFYGEQKMNTYVYAPKDDPYHRDKWRVPYPEEKLAELEELVNEASSQHVDFVFTISPGLDMCYSSEEDFQRLMDKAQMMWEIGVTDFAILFDDIFQELNCETDREQFGASPSPAAAAQAHVLNRFQQEFVETHKGASPLITVPTEYYEEGTSPYREQFAELVHPDLLVYWTGIGVTTDTITAEDAEHISNIFQHELLIWDNFPVTDFARDRIFLGPLTGRDPDLTEHGVIGLTANPMEHAEASKIPLFTVADYTWNPDDYHAERSWQNSIEAFAGDHVEEIIAFSENARSSPLSEDESPTLTPLIDDFWEEFAVGEATSEGAAIKKELRTWPAVSEHIRTQFHNDRFLQEVAPWLDKMAHYGESGPIAVDMLMAQQRGDHDKTKAYRAALEEELRNDLTEVTVADDRISSRVLDGINRERGSAELIMYTSDYGETTQTNEWGFEVTVVDGKVTALGGNNSSIPDDGYVLSVHSAGDGDWLAKQSLIGSKVNISESVVTITTDKGTYLIPNAKTYAYGVIEPFIEQAIKMNDLWLGGREEAGPFSTMDAYDNYTLDHMNDGDINTLYWTNGPPKKGDFIGLDLGESKVIQQIDVFMGSTTGSAPRPNDIIEHGAIQVSTDGTNWREIAEYKKQTDISITFDQPIETRFIRFIVRSNQTSWAQIREFRVIDE
- the holA gene encoding DNA polymerase III subunit delta, which translates into the protein MAKANANINVLFGEESFLLDEYEDAILQATIGNDPSPFDLSVFDLEETPIQTALEDAETLPLMNEQKVILLKHPFFLTSLKPKGAPDHDLDALTQYINNPSPYTVLIFRAGYAKLDERKKLVKQLKKLGTIKEASPLREDELYQWIEQTAKKEGSLIDPGARNALLNRIGPSLRMLREEIRKLSLYGGEQISLEMVENLVPRTLDQNLFALMDDLLQKNATGAIQRYHDLLRQKEEPIKLLLLLASQARAMLQVNELLRKGYGQSQVAKRLKMHPYRVKVISGQLKKAQADFPSMLSDMGRLDVQMKTGKIDKVLGLELFLLKYTGAA
- a CDS encoding DNA internalization-related competence protein ComEC/Rec2, which gives rise to MPLLGFVVLLSTWWALEGFSTGWFITGCVFISAFYVQWKRTMFKRNLCLAVAFVAVAFAGWAYIVDESNQTIIEPDVQKLTGVVVSDVQEKNDNVRFVLKSEEFAERVQVVLNQTNARVIQRGEQCTVRGTLRQPMPRTVPNAFDYKTYLYDQKIHWEFISDEMPLCEPPPYLSVSWLFYQLREKGMRHLEEHVPARFYPYAKALLYGDRSSLSPEIQQMYNRYSISHLLSISGLHVGVMSALFFISLTLFLTRETSLKWLLFILPVYAFFTGAEPPVIRAVLKAEIVILWLLFFRKRLTSVDGVTIAFLAMVLWNPYMIKDVAFQLSFTVTYSLLFSLPLLKKLPSHWALQSFAIATIAQLSGLPILLFHFYEISLLSPLWNILFVPLYTVVMLPASVIIFFVSFLPLPLSLWLAQAALYIIDLAHGLLQMGDVLYDGVLLFGKPPLWLAVIEFFAVTYAFQAIERYGFVRRGLLYSAPLIILLTVHYFQWELSANGRVAILDVGQGDSIVIELPYRQGVLLIDAGGSFSETFDPGEQIVVPYLRSRGIRQLDAAILSHSDLDHAGGMKAILQQISTKQLIIPQGKSEEGELIEMLKKEATAQQAIVTIVEKNRRFTHFDTAFLLIPSKNEHFSENNQSLVIKAVLGNRTWLFTGDIEEEREEELKAQNLKADVLKIAHHGSRTSSSASFLEAVSPQWAVISAGRNNRFNHPHEEVLERLRHLGISVWRTDLHGTLIFNFN
- a CDS encoding YqzM family protein, which encodes MNEFEKDVQTKRNDAVDSGVGFVVSFAFFSLIFFIGVLVDVIGS
- a CDS encoding helix-hairpin-helix domain-containing protein gives rise to the protein MNLQRKHMTWVVCLIVVLLGVIWFKTNSAIPVTPSSPFLEEDQQNAQAEKAANEQGHSGSRVYVDIKGGVVEPGVYVMSADQRVKDAIEMAGGLTSNADTSTLNLAMRLQDEHVVVVPVKLSQEGQASQPEVQSYDPVLNELNTSDQATIESWPGIGPKKAGAILQYREKNGSFHTTEELLEVDGIGEVTFEKIIRHLEGDSAP
- the cydD gene encoding thiol reductant ABC exporter subunit CydD; protein product: MREWRFQEILPLIGGLFFVLLARSFIPYLSGKIGIRLGTAAKTHFRKQLLSHFANNPVQASLKGQSGQKVSLMMDAIDEVDSYFSSYIPQVIRSSVIPLIILIVVFTEHVNSGLIMLFTSPFIPLFMVIIGMQTKKKSEEQMEELAAFSGRFLDTLQGLVTLKLFGKAKQQKKAIQTSSLRFRDATMEILKVAFTSSFMLELISMLAIGLVALEAALQLIVFDGISFFTAFLVLVLAPEYFTSLRQLGTAFHNGKSSMGAAKKVADELALNEGSAVTWGEKPLSKTAGPKSLELQQVTFQYGEDAFTLHPISTTFAPKSKNAIVGKTGSGKSTLLHLLAGIVVPDAGKILLGGNPLSAYKEADWFAQLSYISQHPYIFAGTIAENIAIGSRATATREAITRAAEEAGLADMIMALEDGYDTHVGEGGRGLSGGEKQRLALARAFLKQPAIVLFDEPTTGLDLKTERILQASIQKLSETATIITVAHRLHTIKDADHILYLDQGRLIAEGTHAQLLQHAEGYRKMVTIQRGGLQR
- a CDS encoding PhzF family phenazine biosynthesis protein, translating into MKAIMVHHYDAFSRVPNQGNPAGVVLNGDQLSDQEMQEIAYEVGFNETAFSVKSDVADVRIRFFTPGHEMNLCGHATMATVYALKTKGLLGHQTDLTVETRAGVLPIKIKSLDGDLSITMQQAAPEFKEFNGSKKELAHSMGLHEGDIESELPILYGSTGTWTLLVPIKGIAAFERMTPRNKLFPAILQEMPKSSVHPFCMETFDSVADMHARHFSSPYSGTIEDAVTGTASGVMGAYFAKYIKGDTFEDPLNLIVEQGQEIQKDGRVKVQVARNNEQYNIQVTGNAVHVKDFEVLLRNKS